A genomic stretch from Anaerolineae bacterium includes:
- a CDS encoding cobyrinate a,c-diamide synthase — translation MKGLIVAGTHSGCGKTTIAMGFMAAFRKRGMKVAPFKVGPDFIDPGFHKNTCNHSSRNLDGWMLSKEYNKEVFYKNSYACDVAIVEGVMGLFDGYDGRSEAGSTAEMAKWLSLPVLLVVDARSMSRSVAAMVYGFKNFDRELKWAGVVLNRLGSNTHLRFIREAIEDHVDIPLLGGLIRENWLNLPERHLGLVTQDETPLQPDYIDRLADLIENSLNLEILLDNLPELNVRKVSKKPELHNRYPVKIGVARDEAFCFYYQDNFDLLKRYGAELVFFSPLQDRSLPRNIDGLYLGGGYPELFAEKLSKNRGLMEEIKQLGNNGFPIYAECGGFMYLTEGIEDKSLRFYPMAGIFPVKIMMLDRLKALGYREVTLKASNLLGKPGEKIRGHEFHYSEIKEITEKIDPVVDHNRVNLVYQLSDRPGLKIREEGYMKKNVLGSYVHLHFGSNPQIAENFVRFLSDNSAVPQPL, via the coding sequence ATGAAAGGATTGATCGTGGCAGGCACACATAGTGGCTGTGGTAAAACCACAATAGCCATGGGGTTTATGGCGGCTTTCAGGAAACGAGGAATGAAGGTAGCGCCATTTAAAGTGGGGCCTGACTTCATCGATCCAGGTTTCCATAAGAATACCTGTAACCATTCCTCTCGAAATCTTGATGGCTGGATGCTCTCAAAAGAATATAATAAGGAAGTGTTTTATAAAAACAGTTATGCCTGTGATGTAGCTATTGTTGAAGGCGTAATGGGTCTTTTTGATGGGTATGACGGCAGATCGGAAGCCGGTTCCACTGCCGAGATGGCTAAGTGGCTATCGCTTCCAGTCCTTCTGGTTGTAGACGCCAGGAGTATGTCCCGAAGTGTGGCGGCCATGGTATATGGATTCAAAAACTTTGACAGGGAATTGAAATGGGCAGGAGTTGTCTTGAATCGTCTTGGAAGTAATACTCATCTTCGATTTATTCGTGAAGCTATTGAAGACCATGTTGACATCCCCCTGCTTGGTGGCCTCATCAGGGAAAATTGGTTGAATTTACCGGAAAGGCATCTCGGCCTCGTCACACAGGATGAAACCCCCCTGCAACCCGACTATATTGATCGACTGGCCGACCTGATCGAAAATTCGCTGAATCTGGAGATTCTGCTGGACAACCTGCCTGAACTGAATGTCCGAAAAGTTTCTAAGAAACCTGAATTACACAATAGGTATCCTGTTAAAATCGGAGTTGCCAGAGATGAGGCATTTTGCTTCTATTATCAGGATAATTTTGATCTTCTTAAGCGATACGGCGCTGAATTAGTCTTTTTTTCTCCGCTGCAAGATCGTTCTCTACCGCGAAACATTGACGGGCTCTACCTTGGAGGGGGGTATCCAGAACTCTTTGCAGAAAAATTATCAAAGAATAGAGGTCTCATGGAAGAGATTAAACAACTGGGTAACAACGGTTTCCCCATATATGCCGAATGCGGAGGTTTTATGTATTTAACCGAGGGTATCGAGGATAAATCACTCCGCTTCTATCCAATGGCGGGGATATTTCCTGTAAAGATTATGATGCTTGATCGATTAAAAGCGCTCGGCTATAGAGAGGTTACCCTGAAGGCATCCAATCTCCTCGGAAAGCCTGGAGAGAAAATAAGAGGACATGAATTTCACTATTCAGAGATTAAGGAAATCACCGAAAAAATTGATCCCGTCGTAGATCATAACAGGGTAAACCTTGTTTATCAGCTTAGTGATAGGCCGGGACTGAAAATCCGTGAAGAGGGATACATGAAAAAAAATGTCCTGGGAAGTTATGTTCACCTTCACTTCGGAAGTAATCCACAGATTGCTGAAAATTTTGTTAGATTTCTTTCTGACAATTCCGCTGTCCCGCAACCCCTCTAA
- a CDS encoding NAD(+) synthase codes for MKEFFNLYSHGFVKVAVCIPEVRVADTTFNAASTVTLAKKAAKNNAVLALFPELGISAYSNEDLFHQSALLQSVLDSLEYIISATKSLNLILVVGAPLEVDSLLFNCGIVLYQGNILGVAVKSYLPNYREFYEGRQFSPAEQAFSETINLGGKKNIPFGANIIFEVNNIEHFKFFIEICEDLWVPIPPSSFAAMRGATVIGNLSASNITIGKSEYRHSLASNQSARCISAYLYTAAGTGESSTDLAWDGHAMIYENGDLLAESERFSQNSQIIYADLDLDRLAQDRMRLTSFGKSTRIHRDRLDRFRKVSFPIKIPDDRILLTRKYPRFPYIPADPAQCDLHCYEAYNIQAHGLVKRLKSSGIENVVIGISGGLDSTHALIVAARAIDLLNLPRSNIKAYTMPGFATTNKTYTSAVRLMRSLGVEANEIDIKASCMQMFRDIGHPCAEGQQVYDITFENVQAGERTSHLFRIANLRNALVIGTGDLSELALGWCTYGVGDHMSHYNVNSSVPKTLIQYLIRWVARSAQFNREVSDVLLNILETEISPELIPGKDEKQPAQKTETEIGPYELQDFNIFYITRFGYLPTKIAFMEYCAWRDKKRGIWPDVPEHRRHEYTIGEIKDWLKVYLFRFFKTSQFKRSCMPNGPKVGSGGSLSPRGDYRAPSDSEPVVWLKNADKIPDSEVS; via the coding sequence AGTTGCCGATACAACCTTTAATGCCGCAAGCACAGTCACGCTGGCAAAAAAAGCGGCGAAAAACAACGCTGTTCTCGCCCTTTTTCCGGAGCTGGGTATTTCTGCCTATTCGAATGAAGACCTGTTCCACCAGAGCGCCCTTCTGCAAAGTGTACTTGACTCTCTTGAATATATTATCAGTGCCACAAAAAGTTTAAATCTGATTCTTGTTGTCGGCGCGCCCCTGGAAGTCGACTCCCTCCTATTTAACTGCGGTATCGTCCTCTATCAGGGGAATATCCTCGGGGTTGCGGTTAAATCCTATCTCCCCAATTACCGGGAATTTTACGAGGGTCGCCAGTTCAGCCCTGCCGAGCAGGCATTTTCTGAAACGATTAATCTTGGCGGAAAGAAAAATATTCCCTTTGGAGCAAATATTATATTTGAAGTGAATAATATCGAGCATTTCAAATTCTTCATAGAGATATGTGAAGATCTATGGGTTCCCATACCGCCATCCAGTTTTGCAGCAATGAGAGGAGCAACCGTTATAGGAAATCTCTCCGCTTCCAATATAACTATAGGAAAATCAGAATACCGTCACAGTCTTGCTTCAAATCAGTCGGCACGTTGTATATCTGCATATCTTTACACAGCAGCCGGAACTGGAGAATCAAGTACCGATCTTGCCTGGGATGGACACGCCATGATCTACGAGAATGGCGACCTGCTTGCAGAGTCGGAACGATTTTCCCAGAATTCTCAAATCATCTATGCTGATTTAGATCTGGACCGCCTTGCCCAGGACAGGATGCGGCTGACCAGCTTTGGTAAGAGCACCAGGATACACAGAGACAGACTCGACAGGTTTCGTAAGGTTTCCTTTCCCATAAAAATTCCCGACGACCGGATATTGCTTACAAGAAAATACCCGAGATTTCCATATATCCCTGCAGATCCGGCCCAATGTGATCTTCATTGTTACGAAGCGTATAACATCCAGGCTCATGGGCTGGTAAAAAGATTAAAGTCTTCCGGCATCGAAAATGTTGTGATCGGAATATCGGGCGGGCTTGATTCCACACATGCTCTAATCGTAGCGGCACGAGCCATAGATCTTTTAAATTTGCCGCGGTCCAACATCAAGGCCTATACAATGCCAGGTTTTGCAACAACAAACAAAACTTACACCAGTGCCGTAAGGTTAATGAGATCCCTTGGGGTGGAAGCAAACGAAATTGATATTAAAGCCAGTTGTATGCAGATGTTCAGAGATATCGGCCACCCCTGTGCAGAGGGACAACAAGTTTACGATATTACATTTGAAAATGTACAAGCCGGAGAACGCACCTCTCACCTGTTTCGAATTGCCAATCTGAGAAATGCGCTGGTAATCGGAACAGGAGACTTAAGCGAACTCGCCTTAGGTTGGTGTACTTATGGTGTTGGCGACCATATGTCCCACTACAACGTGAACTCAAGTGTCCCAAAGACACTAATTCAATATTTGATCCGCTGGGTAGCCCGGTCCGCTCAATTTAACAGGGAGGTATCTGATGTCTTGCTGAATATTCTTGAAACGGAAATCAGCCCGGAATTGATTCCAGGCAAAGATGAAAAACAGCCCGCACAAAAGACCGAAACAGAGATAGGTCCTTACGAACTTCAGGATTTCAACATTTTCTATATCACCCGGTTTGGCTATCTTCCCACCAAAATCGCTTTTATGGAATATTGTGCGTGGAGAGACAAAAAGAGAGGCATCTGGCCGGATGTACCGGAACACAGACGACACGAATACACAATTGGAGAGATTAAAGATTGGCTCAAAGTCTATCTCTTTCGATTTTTCAAGACCAGCCAGTTCAAACGATCCTGTATGCCAAACGGCCCCAAGGTCGGTTCCGGCGGATCACTTTCTCCACGGGGTGATTACAGAGCGCCAAGTGACAGTGAGCCCGTGGTCTGGCTGAAAAACGCAGACAAAATACCTGATAGTGAAGTGAGCTAA